From the Leptotrichia sp. oral taxon 221 genome, one window contains:
- a CDS encoding RNA-guided endonuclease TnpB family protein: MKYNLAFKYRIYPNKEQKLLINKTFGCVRFVYNTILYTANKFYEETGKNKIITPASLKSENQFLKEVDSLALSNAQLKAKISKLHEYIKNCRRDFLHKLSKKLSETYNAVVVEDLNMKGMSQALNFGKSIGDNGWGMFLRMLEYKLMFLGKQFLKIDKWFPSSKTCSKCGNVKEELKLSERSYKCECCGIEIDRDYNAALNIKNIGKEILKY; the protein is encoded by the coding sequence ATGAAATATAATTTAGCATTCAAATACAGAATTTATCCAAATAAGGAACAGAAATTATTGATAAACAAGACTTTTGGATGTGTTCGTTTTGTTTACAATACGATTTTGTATACTGCGAATAAATTTTATGAAGAAACTGGAAAAAATAAAATAATTACACCTGCTAGTTTGAAAAGTGAAAATCAATTTTTGAAAGAAGTAGACAGTTTGGCACTTTCAAATGCTCAATTGAAAGCGAAAATATCAAAATTACATGAATATATTAAAAATTGTCGAAGAGATTTTTTACATAAATTATCGAAAAAATTGTCTGAAACATATAATGCTGTGGTTGTTGAGGATTTGAATATGAAAGGGATGAGCCAGGCATTAAATTTTGGAAAAAGTATAGGAGATAATGGATGGGGAATGTTTTTGAGGATGCTTGAGTATAAACTGATGTTTTTAGGGAAACAATTTTTGAAGATAGATAAGTGGTTTCCGTCGTCGAAAACTTGTAGTAAATGTGGAAATGTTAAAGAGGAACTGAAATTATCAGAAAGAAGCTATAAATGTGAGTGCTGTGGAATTGAGATTGATAGAGATTATAATGCGGCACTGAATATAAAAAACATTGGAAAAGAGATTTTGAAATATTAG